One window of Arvicola amphibius chromosome 6, mArvAmp1.2, whole genome shotgun sequence genomic DNA carries:
- the Zmym1 gene encoding zinc finger MYM-type protein 1, translated as MAQARFSGERRRFSGPEDGDATAAQVTAGFQPSLASSGVSKMLPAVPATAVQLSCCGCKRVFQEGQTAYQKKGSAELFCSRLCISEYSPSADSPAPLRRMCLNCSRDILNLKDMKNIQLEDSSSGKNFCSQSCLSSYKEKRKPFVAMCPESTLLKCSMCQKTATKPPRILTSFPCETLRLSDEMIMITNDLGNMEVFCSLCFSSYNSVVMESSTVNVSMVHSASKENLSPRKYPIPVISNIMSLVNDHVDLFTNTDLLQGSLSSVPTNIIIDSESSSGVGNSVEQPSLLPSSPVLFEDTAGPAVEAQNSRVSNQKNFTCRRESFATQGTADWEKTLEKFRKHEESEVHLKSLRFWRRYQFLDEVPRDGSSVCSEPIDGSRRYLKLVIESILFLGKQCLLLKGNDQSIPSTNKGNFLELLEIRARDKGEVFQLLSSHGDFYHSTQVQEEIIEVIKAEMLQDIVSELRVASAFSIICEETADGATEGQLSVCVRYPHTTSSAVLVKERFLGFVNIEEMTAVHIHRHIKAYLQQVGIDFNKICGQAYDLATNLRVKFNEVVTEFKKEEPRILYVHCYAHFFELAVISFCKEVKELRRTLHTLSSLFSTVRMSGEMLATLQTMCKLSKNKTCQKHASQSCWPAHDDLLLSVTECLPEVIETLHLVAHQSAGTAAAGQLNDLLVAVTKFEFVFCLKFLYRVLSITGILSREFQSETVDVFSLFSKIKAILECLSSERDEMYFQTIWDGTDEICKKVTSKGFEVEKPSFQKRKKIQKTEDPGNSESVFFPTSAGEHYKISIYYQGLDILLKNLKLCFSEFDYCKMKQISELLFKWNEPLNESAAKHIQDFYKLDGDIIPELRFYRQYANLNFVTDCGSLSFIDLGCLFSQHGLHNNIPCLSKLLHIALSWPVTSTNNEKSFSTLPHLKAYLLHTMGQEKQTGLALMAAEQELVNRLMEPERLSGIVEKFISQMKETYDLQL; from the exons ATGGCTCAGGCTCGCTTTTCCGGAGAGAGGCGGCGTTTCTCCGGTCCCGAGGATGGTGACGCGACAG CTGCACAGGTGACCGCAGGCTTTCAGCCTTCTCTGGCATCATCTGGCGTGAGTAAAATGCTTCCCGCAGTTCCAGCCACTGCGGTCCAGCTTTCCTGTTGTGGTTGTAAGAGAGTTTTTCAGGAGGGGCAGACTGCTTACCAGAAGAAAGGGTCTGCTGAGCTCTTCTGCTCCAGACTTTGTATCAGTGAATACAGCCCGTCTGCCGACTCCCCAGCTCCCCTCAGGAGGATGTGCTTGAACTGCTCAAG agacatttTAAATCTGAAGGATATGAAGAATATCCAGTTGGAGGACAGTAGCTCTGGCAAAAACTTCTGTAGCCAGTCTTGCCTTTCAtcctacaaagaaaaaagaaagccatttgTCGCCATGTGTCCTGAGAGCACTCTGCTGAAGTGCAGCATGTGTCAGAAGACGGCTACT AAACCACCCAGAATACTCACATCTTTTCCCTGCGAAACACTGAGACTCTCAGATGAGATGATTATGATTACTAATGATTTGGGGAACATGGAGGTTTTctgctctctttgtttttcttcatacaACAGTGTGGTGATGGAATCTTCAACAG TAAATGTTTCCATGGTACACAGTGCTTCAAAAGAGAATCTTTCTCCAAGGAAATACCCAATTCCAGTTATAAGCAATATAATGTCATTAGTAAATGACCATGTTGACCTGTTCACGAACACTGATCTCTTACAAG gttcactttcttctgtacCTACAAATATCATTATAGAT agtgaATCCAGTAGTGGTGTTGGTAATAGTGTGGAGCAGCCAAGCCTCCTTCCATCTTCACCGGTGCTCTTTGAGGACACAGCTGGCCCTGCTGTGGAAGCCCAGAACAGCAGGGTGTCAAACCAG AAAAATTTTACCTGCCGGAGAGAATCATTTGCAACCCAAGGAACTGCTGACTGGGAGAAGACCCTAGAAAAATTCAGGAAGCACGAAGAAAGTGAAGTGCATTTAAAGTCACTGCGGTTTTGGAGACGGTACCAGTTTCTGGACGAAGTTCCACGTGATGGTTCATCTGTTTGTTCAGAACCTATTGACGGAAGTAGAAGGTACCTAAAGCTTGTCATCGAAAGCATCTTATTTCTTGGAAAACAGTGTTTGCTCCTAAAAGGAAATGACCAGTCTATTCCATCCACTAATAAAGGCAATTTTTTGGAATTACTAGAAATTCGAGCAAGAGATAAAGGAGAAGTGTTTCAGCTTCTGAGTTCACATGGTGATTTCTATCACAGTACACAAGTTCAGGAGGAGATTATTGAAGTAATAAAGGCTGAAATGCTGCAAGACATTGTGAGTGAGCTCCGTGTCGCCTCGGCTTTCTCAATAATATGTGAGGAGACAGCTGACGGTGCCACTGAAGGGCAGCTTTCCGTGTGTGTGAGGTACCCGCACACAACCTCAAGTGCTGTCCTCGTTAAAGAAAGGTTCCTGGGGTTTGTTAATATCGAGGAAATGACTGCAGTCCACATACACAGGCATATCAAAGCTTACCTGCAGCAGGTCGGGATTGATTTTAATAAGATATGTGGTCAAGCCTATGATCTAGCCACAAATTTGAGGGTAAAATTTAATGAAGTTGTAACAGAATTCAAGAAGGAAGAACCAAGAATTTTGTATGTCCATTGTTATGCACATTTTTTTGAATTAGCAGTCATTAGTTTCTGTAAAGAAGTAAAAGAACTCcgaaggacactacatactctGAGCTCTTTGTTCAGCACTGTTCGTATGTCGGGAGAGATGTTGGCAACTTTGCAAACCATGTGTAagctaagtaaaaataaaacttgtcaAAAACACGCATCCCAGTCGTGCTGGCCAGCCCATGATGACTTGTTGCTGTCTGTGACGGAGTGTCTTCCAGAGGTCATTGAGACTCTGCACTTGGTGGCTCACCAGTCCGCAGGCACAGCTGCGGCTGGCCAACTGAATGATTTGTTGGTAGCGGTTACCAAGtttgaatttgtattttgtttgaaatttCTTTATCGAGTACTCAGTATTACAGGAATTCTTTCCAGAGAGTTTCAAAGTGAAACTGTAGAcgtcttctctttgttttcaaaaatcaaagcaattttGGAATGTTTATCTTCTGAAAGGGATGAAATGTATTTCCAGACTATCTGGGATGGAACAGATGAAATATGTAAAAAAGTAACCAGTAAAGGTTTTGAAGTTGAAAAACCctcttttcaaaaaagaaaaaaaattcagaaaacagaaGACCCTGGCAACTCAGAGAGTGTGTTTTTTCCTACCTCAGCAGGTGAACACtataaaattagtatttattaCCAAGGTCTGGATATTTTGTTAAAAAACTTAAAGTTATGTTTTTCAGAGTTTGACTattgcaaaatgaaacaaatttctGAGCTATTGTTTAAATGGAATGAACCATTAAATGAGTCAGCAGCCAAACATATTCAAGACTTTTATAAACTCGATGGGGACATTATCCCTGAACTTCGATTTTACCGTCAGTATGCAAATCTCAACTTTGTCACAGATTGTGGCTCCTTAAGCTTCATAGACCTCGGCTGCTTGTTTAGTCAGCATGGTCTCCACAATAATATTCCTTGTCTCTCAAAACTGTTACATATTGCTTTATCTTGGCCAGTTACTTCAACAAATAATGAAAAGTCATTTTCCACACTGCCTCATCTTAAAGCATACTTACTTCATACCATGGGACAAGAGAAACAAACTGGCCTGGCTCTAATGGCTGCTGAGCAAGAACTGGTAAATAGGTTGATGGAGCCTGAAAGACTCAGTGGAATTGTGGAAAAGTTTATTAgccaaatgaaagaaacatatgACTTGCAACTTTGA